A genome region from Dolichospermum compactum NIES-806 includes the following:
- a CDS encoding type II toxin-antitoxin system VapC family toxin: MTYLLDTCLISELVAKQPNQKVLDWVDAQIPETLYLSVITIGEIAKGICKLTASKRKESLTTWLNETLPNRFEYRILTIDVSTMVLWGNLIGQLEQNGRPLPAMDSLIAAMPSASVAIALQHSLSLVTRNEKDFAGTGVVIVNSWS; the protein is encoded by the coding sequence ATGACCTACCTTCTTGATACTTGTCTAATTTCTGAACTTGTTGCCAAACAACCAAATCAAAAAGTTTTAGATTGGGTAGATGCCCAAATTCCAGAAACACTTTACCTCAGTGTAATTACTATTGGCGAAATCGCTAAAGGCATCTGCAAACTTACTGCATCTAAGAGAAAAGAATCTCTCACAACTTGGCTAAATGAAACCCTGCCCAATCGCTTTGAATACAGAATCTTAACTATAGATGTCTCCACAATGGTGTTATGGGGAAATTTAATCGGGCAACTAGAACAGAATGGCCGACCTCTACCCGCTATGGATTCTCTCATTGCAGCGATGCCTTCGGCGAGCGTAGCTATCGCACTTCAACACTCTCTATCACTTGTTACTCGTAACGAAAAAGATTTTGCTGGTACTGGGGTTGTCATCGTTAATTCTTGGTCTTGA
- a CDS encoding ATP-binding cassette domain-containing protein produces MTKLTGRIESAEIPAQVPKSVILQTLELTRRFEKSTAVDTLNISVASGEVFGLLGPNGAGKSTVIKMLTTLLPVSSGKAYLAGYDVTRQPDAVRRVIGYVPQALSADGSLTGYENLLIFSKLYDIPPRRRKQQIAEVLEFMGLENVAHRLVRTFSGGMIRKLEIAQAILHQPQILFLDEPTVGLDPVARTQVWQLVQQLRIEYGTTIFLTTHFLEEADHLCNRVVIMNQGKEIITGSPADLKAAIGNPDATLDDVFIHYAGNQLVSGVSYSETARTRRTSQRLG; encoded by the coding sequence GTGACGAAACTTACGGGAAGAATAGAATCTGCGGAAATACCTGCACAAGTTCCAAAGTCAGTAATATTGCAAACCTTGGAACTGACGCGCCGCTTTGAAAAATCTACAGCCGTTGATACTTTGAATATCTCCGTTGCATCTGGAGAAGTTTTTGGTTTACTCGGTCCCAACGGTGCGGGTAAAAGTACGGTAATTAAAATGTTAACTACCTTGCTACCAGTCAGTAGCGGGAAAGCATACTTAGCAGGTTATGATGTGACTCGTCAACCTGATGCAGTCAGAAGAGTAATAGGTTATGTACCCCAGGCTTTATCAGCAGATGGTAGTTTGACTGGTTATGAAAATCTGTTAATATTCTCTAAATTGTATGATATTCCCCCTCGACGCAGAAAACAGCAAATCGCGGAGGTGCTGGAATTTATGGGTTTGGAGAATGTAGCACATCGTTTAGTGAGAACCTTTTCTGGGGGGATGATTCGGAAACTGGAAATTGCTCAAGCTATTTTACATCAACCCCAAATCTTATTTCTAGATGAGCCAACAGTCGGATTAGATCCAGTTGCAAGAACACAAGTATGGCAACTTGTACAGCAACTGCGGATTGAGTACGGTACAACCATCTTTTTAACTACCCACTTTTTAGAAGAAGCGGATCATCTTTGCAATCGAGTCGTGATTATGAACCAAGGTAAAGAAATTATCACTGGTTCACCCGCAGACTTAAAAGCCGCTATCGGCAACCCAGACGCAACTTTAGATGATGTCTTCATCCACTACGCAGGAAATCAATTAGTATCAGGAGTGAGTTACAGTGAAACTGCAAGAACCAGACGTACCTCTCAACGGTTGGGTTGA
- a CDS encoding ABC transporter permease, whose translation MKLQEPDVPLNGWVEPRYNRPKGIFSGIKELFTKTLVITELEVRKLRHDPSDLVIRAVQPALWLLIFGQVFTRTRAIPTGNLPYLDFMTPGILAQSALFVAIFAGGMTLIWERDLGILHKFLAAPIPRAAIVLGKAFAAGVRCFFQVVFIYFLAILLGVHLNLNPLAFLQVVLVIFLGAGCFCTFSLIIGCLVKSRERFTGIGQLITMPLFFASNAIYPISLMPSWLKVISHLNPLTYEVDALRGAMLANGSSIYGFGLDCTILLLTLIGLTYICGRLYPRVAM comes from the coding sequence GTGAAACTGCAAGAACCAGACGTACCTCTCAACGGTTGGGTTGAACCTAGATATAATCGCCCCAAAGGGATTTTTTCTGGCATCAAAGAACTATTTACCAAAACCCTGGTAATTACTGAATTAGAAGTGCGGAAACTCCGCCATGATCCCAGTGATTTAGTGATTCGGGCTGTGCAACCGGCTTTATGGTTGCTGATATTTGGGCAAGTATTTACTCGGACTCGTGCTATCCCTACAGGTAATTTACCTTACTTGGATTTTATGACTCCCGGTATTTTGGCTCAGAGTGCGCTGTTTGTTGCTATTTTTGCTGGGGGAATGACATTAATTTGGGAACGTGATTTAGGGATTTTGCATAAATTTTTAGCAGCGCCTATACCCCGCGCAGCGATTGTTTTAGGTAAAGCTTTTGCAGCTGGTGTTCGTTGCTTTTTTCAAGTGGTGTTTATTTACTTTTTAGCGATTTTGTTGGGTGTACACCTCAATCTCAATCCTTTGGCTTTTTTACAAGTTGTCCTAGTCATATTTTTAGGTGCTGGTTGTTTTTGCACTTTTTCACTCATCATCGGTTGTTTGGTGAAATCACGAGAAAGATTTACAGGAATTGGGCAATTAATCACCATGCCGTTGTTTTTTGCTAGTAATGCCATCTATCCTATTTCCTTAATGCCAAGTTGGTTAAAGGTCATTTCTCACTTGAATCCTTTGACTTATGAGGTGGATGCTTTACGGGGTGCAATGCTGGCCAATGGCTCAAGTATTTATGGGTTCGGGTTAGATTGTACAATTCTCTTGCTAACATTAATAGGTTTAACCTACATCTGTGGACGACTTTATCCACGGGTGGCAATGTAA
- a CDS encoding MarR family winged helix-turn-helix transcriptional regulator produces MSLDKPSEECAARVMETVPLLMRFIRAEMRSHSSDSLSIPQLRSLAFLNRNPGASLSEVADHLGVTCATASTTIEKLVQRNLVQRTDNPQERRRVVLNLTREGKLLLEQSQEKTRGEIAEILEGLTPEQVSHIESGLTLLKNVFEQTETNSP; encoded by the coding sequence ATGAGTTTGGATAAACCCTCTGAAGAATGTGCCGCTAGGGTGATGGAAACAGTCCCCTTATTGATGCGGTTTATCCGAGCCGAAATGCGATCGCACAGTTCTGACTCTTTATCTATACCACAATTGCGATCGCTCGCTTTTCTGAATCGCAATCCCGGTGCTTCCTTGTCTGAGGTAGCAGATCATCTTGGAGTCACCTGTGCTACAGCATCAACAACTATAGAAAAATTAGTCCAACGCAATCTGGTGCAACGGACAGATAATCCTCAAGAACGACGACGAGTAGTCCTGAATTTGACGAGAGAGGGAAAACTGCTTTTAGAGCAATCCCAGGAAAAAACTCGCGGGGAAATTGCGGAAATTCTGGAGGGTTTGACACCAGAGCAAGTATCACATATTGAATCAGGCTTGACTCTACTAAAAAATGTCTTCGAGCAAACAGAAACCAACTCACCATAA
- a CDS encoding MFS transporter, translating to MSSSKQKPTHHNNKAAQHDPLAAMRFRDYRLFTIGRVVLFTGGQMQTVALGWELYERTNSPMALGGIGLAQVLPMIALTLITGHIADKNDRKKITLFSMLLLMFCSLTLAAISYYQSAVFLIYACLLLTGVARAFLKPAGDALMWQLIPMSAFTNAATWNSSSFQLASVIGPALGGLSIALFGSATGVYILSAIAALSCFFLTAAIKPQKTNFKKEPISLKTLAAGAEFVWNNQLILAAITLDLFAVLLGGAVALLPVFAKDILHVGPVELGYLQAAPSIGALIMAALLVYLPPIRKAGPALLWSVVGFGIVTIIFGLSRWVWLSLLMLALSGALDSISVVIRHTLVQIRTPDHLRGRVAAINSVFISASNELGGFESGLTAALFGPVFSVVGGGIGTILVVVATAAIWPEIRKLGALHEDL from the coding sequence ATGTCTTCGAGCAAACAGAAACCAACTCACCATAACAATAAGGCTGCACAACACGATCCTTTGGCAGCTATGAGATTTCGAGATTATCGGCTATTTACCATTGGGCGTGTAGTCCTCTTCACAGGGGGACAAATGCAGACCGTCGCGCTGGGCTGGGAGCTATATGAGCGGACAAATTCACCGATGGCCTTAGGTGGAATCGGGCTGGCGCAAGTTTTACCCATGATTGCGCTGACTTTGATTACGGGACATATTGCTGATAAAAATGACCGGAAAAAGATTACTTTATTCTCAATGCTGCTATTAATGTTTTGTTCTCTAACTTTAGCGGCTATTTCCTATTATCAAAGTGCAGTTTTTCTAATTTATGCTTGCTTATTATTAACAGGTGTAGCTAGGGCATTTCTCAAACCTGCGGGTGATGCGCTGATGTGGCAGTTAATACCGATGAGTGCTTTTACTAATGCAGCGACTTGGAATAGTAGTAGTTTTCAATTAGCGTCGGTAATTGGGCCAGCTTTGGGGGGATTGAGTATTGCTCTGTTCGGAAGTGCCACAGGAGTATATATATTATCTGCGATCGCTGCACTATCGTGTTTTTTCCTCACCGCAGCCATTAAACCCCAAAAAACTAACTTTAAGAAAGAACCAATATCCCTAAAAACCCTAGCTGCTGGGGCTGAATTTGTGTGGAATAATCAACTAATTCTCGCAGCTATCACCCTAGATTTATTTGCTGTTTTGCTGGGTGGTGCAGTCGCATTATTACCCGTTTTTGCTAAAGATATTCTGCACGTTGGTCCGGTGGAATTAGGTTATTTACAAGCCGCCCCATCAATAGGTGCATTAATTATGGCAGCATTGTTGGTATATTTGCCACCTATCCGCAAAGCTGGGCCGGCCTTACTTTGGTCGGTTGTCGGCTTTGGGATTGTGACAATTATTTTTGGGTTATCTCGTTGGGTGTGGTTGTCGTTGTTGATGTTGGCATTAAGTGGGGCGTTAGACAGCATTAGCGTGGTGATTCGTCATACTTTGGTGCAAATTCGCACTCCTGACCATTTACGGGGTCGAGTGGCGGCTATCAATAGTGTGTTTATCAGTGCTTCTAACGAGTTGGGGGGTTTTGAGTCTGGGTTGACTGCGGCTTTATTTGGTCCGGTGTTTTCTGTGGTTGGTGGGGGTATTGGGACGATTTTGGTGGTGGTGGCAACAGCCGCAATTTGGCCGGAGATTAGGAAGTTGGGGGCTTTGCATGAGGATTTATAG
- a CDS encoding XisH family protein — translation MSAKDVFHEVVKKALQKDGWQITHDPLSISVGGVNLSIDLAAEKLITAEKEGEKIAVEIKSFLERSSAISEFHTALGQFINYRGALRRRQPDRVLYLAVPLTTYKTFFNLDFPRDMIEENQVKMIIYDVEHEVIAEWIN, via the coding sequence ATGTCGGCTAAAGATGTCTTTCATGAAGTTGTCAAAAAAGCTCTACAGAAGGACGGTTGGCAGATTACTCATGATCCCCTATCAATTAGTGTAGGCGGGGTAAATCTATCTATTGATTTAGCCGCTGAAAAGCTGATTACGGCGGAAAAAGAAGGAGAAAAAATTGCTGTTGAAATTAAAAGTTTTTTGGAGAGATCATCTGCAATTTCGGAATTTCATACAGCGTTAGGACAGTTTATTAATTATCGAGGTGCATTAAGAAGACGACAGCCAGATCGTGTTTTGTATTTAGCAGTACCTTTAACAACCTATAAGACATTTTTTAATCTTGATTTTCCTAGAGATATGATTGAAGAGAATCAAGTCAAAATGATTATTTATGATGTAGAGCATGAGGTTATTGCAGAATGGATAAACTAA
- a CDS encoding XisI protein: MDKLTRYRQLVQQILQEYSEQKPANGNIEVETIFDTQRDHYQIVHVGWEGQEWIHSCIIHIDIKGEKIWLQWNGTEDDIAENLVAVGVPKDDIVLGFQSPFMRKFTEYAVG, from the coding sequence ATGGATAAACTAACTAGATATCGCCAGCTTGTACAGCAGATTTTACAAGAATATAGCGAACAAAAACCTGCTAACGGGAATATAGAAGTTGAGACAATTTTTGATACACAACGTGACCACTATCAAATAGTTCATGTAGGTTGGGAAGGTCAAGAATGGATACATAGTTGTATTATTCATATTGATATTAAAGGTGAAAAAATTTGGCTGCAATGGAATGGTACTGAAGATGATATTGCAGAAAATTTAGTTGCTGTGGGAGTTCCAAAGGACGATATTGTATTGGGGTTTCAATCTCCTTTTATGAGGAAGTTTACAGAATATGCTGTGGGTTAA
- a CDS encoding thioredoxin family protein yields the protein MALTPSTMLPLGTLAPKFNLPDVVSGKTISLANFADKKVLVVIFVSRHCPFVQHIKFELAKLGQDYKNRNVGILAISSNDINTHPNDAPELLKDFAQEIDLSYSLLYDESQKAAKDFFAACTPDFFIFNAHRKLAYRGQLDDSRPKNDLPVTGQDLRKAINYVLADEEIIWQQKPSIGCNIKWKAGNEPVYYKVPVAVG from the coding sequence ATGGCTTTAACACCTTCGACAATGTTACCTTTGGGAACTTTAGCACCTAAATTTAATCTCCCAGATGTGGTTTCAGGTAAAACGATTTCATTGGCAAACTTTGCTGATAAAAAAGTATTAGTAGTTATATTTGTTAGTCGTCATTGTCCTTTTGTGCAACATATCAAATTTGAATTAGCAAAATTAGGACAAGATTACAAAAATAGAAATGTAGGTATTTTAGCAATTAGTTCTAATGATATTAATACTCATCCTAATGATGCACCAGAACTACTTAAAGATTTTGCCCAAGAAATAGATTTATCTTATTCTTTACTTTATGATGAAAGTCAAAAAGCGGCTAAAGATTTTTTTGCAGCTTGTACTCCTGACTTTTTTATATTTAATGCTCATAGAAAGCTGGCTTATCGGGGACAATTAGATGATAGTCGTCCGAAAAATGATTTACCTGTGACTGGACAAGATTTGCGAAAAGCGATTAATTATGTTTTAGCAGATGAGGAAATTATTTGGCAGCAAAAGCCGAGTATTGGTTGTAATATTAAATGGAAAGCAGGGAATGAGCCAGTTTATTATAAAGTTCCGGTAGCGGTGGGGTAG
- a CDS encoding TauD/TfdA dioxygenase family protein — protein sequence MSYQNIEVKPIAGRIGAKIKGVNLADHLSDEIISEIRKALVEYKVIFFRGQELDANGQVDFARRFGEITTAHPTVPSLPGHPEVLDLDYSRTVARANNWHTDVTFVDRPPLGSVLRALVIPPAGGDTIWANSVTAYQDLPEHLRNLADKLWAVHSNAYDYATAFDIPEEVKSYRDVFTSTVYETLHPVVRIHPESGEKGLFIGGFVRQIRGLSPTESADIIRLLQSYITRPENTVRWRWKVGDVAFWDNRATQHYAIADYGDQPRRVQRVTIAGDLPLGIDGKYSQAIKGDSAAYIPNLVAA from the coding sequence ATGAGTTATCAAAACATAGAAGTTAAACCAATTGCTGGACGCATCGGTGCAAAAATTAAAGGTGTTAATTTGGCTGATCACCTCAGTGATGAAATCATCAGCGAAATCAGAAAAGCCTTAGTTGAATATAAAGTCATCTTCTTTCGTGGACAGGAACTTGATGCTAATGGACAAGTAGATTTTGCCCGTCGGTTTGGTGAAATCACTACTGCACATCCCACAGTTCCATCACTTCCTGGACATCCAGAAGTATTGGATTTAGATTATAGCCGCACTGTTGCCCGTGCGAATAACTGGCACACCGATGTCACATTTGTAGATCGTCCGCCCCTTGGCTCGGTCTTGAGGGCATTGGTAATTCCGCCGGCGGGAGGGGATACTATTTGGGCAAATTCGGTGACTGCATACCAAGATTTACCGGAGCATTTGCGTAATTTAGCGGATAAACTTTGGGCTGTACATAGCAATGCTTATGATTATGCCACAGCCTTTGATATACCGGAAGAAGTCAAATCTTACCGGGATGTGTTTACTTCAACGGTGTATGAAACCTTACATCCAGTGGTGAGAATTCACCCTGAATCTGGGGAAAAGGGTTTGTTTATTGGTGGTTTTGTGCGGCAAATTCGCGGTTTATCTCCCACTGAATCAGCCGATATTATTCGCTTGTTGCAATCTTATATTACACGACCTGAGAATACAGTACGTTGGCGGTGGAAAGTTGGTGATGTGGCATTTTGGGATAACCGCGCTACTCAACATTATGCGATCGCCGACTATGGAGATCAACCCCGTCGTGTGCAGCGTGTAACCATTGCTGGTGATCTTCCTTTAGGTATTGACGGTAAGTATAGTCAAGCCATTAAAGGAGATTCTGCGGCATATATTCCCAATCTTGTAGCAGCTTAA
- a CDS encoding glutathione S-transferase family protein, which produces MADIKIYSAVVCPYAHRTRLVLQEKGIDFDLIEIDLQNKPEGFTKVSPYGKVPAITHGENRIWESAVINEYLDEVFPNPPLLPNKPIAKAQARIWIDFANTRLVPAFSTLLRSSDFQKQEEAKQKLYKHLEFIENEGLGKLSEDGLYWFGESVSLVDFTFFPWFERWAALKHYRGFGIPAEFTRLKQWKHALKERESVKAIAHSKEFYIERYAKFAAPVPVAA; this is translated from the coding sequence ATGGCTGACATTAAGATTTATAGTGCGGTTGTTTGTCCTTATGCTCACCGTACCCGCTTGGTACTTCAAGAAAAGGGTATTGATTTTGATTTGATTGAAATTGATTTGCAGAATAAACCAGAAGGTTTTACAAAAGTTTCTCCTTATGGAAAAGTACCTGCAATTACTCATGGAGAAAATCGGATTTGGGAATCAGCAGTTATTAATGAATATCTGGATGAAGTATTTCCCAACCCCCCGCTTTTACCTAATAAACCCATTGCTAAAGCTCAAGCTCGGATTTGGATAGATTTTGCTAATACTAGATTAGTTCCCGCTTTTTCTACTCTGTTACGCAGTTCAGATTTCCAAAAACAAGAGGAAGCCAAACAAAAACTCTATAAACATCTAGAATTTATTGAAAATGAAGGTTTAGGGAAACTTTCTGAAGATGGTCTTTACTGGTTTGGTGAATCTGTCAGTTTGGTTGATTTTACCTTTTTTCCCTGGTTTGAAAGATGGGCTGCTCTTAAACATTATCGTGGCTTTGGTATCCCTGCTGAATTTACTCGTTTAAAACAGTGGAAACACGCGCTCAAAGAACGTGAATCAGTGAAAGCGATCGCACACTCCAAAGAGTTTTATATTGAGCGATATGCTAAATTTGCCGCTCCTGTGCCTGTCGCTGCTTAG
- a CDS encoding DOPA 4,5-dioxygenase family protein, whose protein sequence is MNKKTDITGFHAHIYFDTVSREAAARIREGLGAKFDVRLGRWHEQRVGPHPKSMYQVAFLPHQFGEVVPWLMVNREGLDILVHPETGDDVKDHTDNSLWLGEKLPLNIEFLQRLKTI, encoded by the coding sequence ATGAATAAAAAAACTGATATTACTGGGTTTCATGCACATATTTATTTTGATACCGTCAGTCGTGAAGCTGCTGCTCGTATAAGAGAAGGTTTAGGTGCTAAATTTGATGTAAGATTAGGACGTTGGCATGAACAGCGTGTAGGACCACACCCAAAATCAATGTATCAAGTGGCTTTTTTACCACATCAGTTTGGTGAAGTTGTACCTTGGTTAATGGTTAACCGTGAAGGTTTAGATATTTTAGTTCACCCAGAAACGGGAGATGATGTCAAAGATCATACCGATAATTCTCTGTGGTTAGGGGAGAAGCTACCCTTAAATATTGAGTTTCTACAAAGGTTAAAAACTATTTAA
- a CDS encoding HAD family hydrolase, with protein MRSHTVLFDLDGTLTDPKPGITRCIQYALSELGYKPPDANELLWCIGPPLKSSFSQLLQTSDDTLLEKAILLYRSRFSTIGLFENSLYPQIPETLKIIRAAGYQTFVATSKPKIYATRIIEYFDLAPFFDGVYGSELDGNRSVKGDLISYILERESLLASTVVMVGDRLHDIIGAKKNNIAAIGVTYGYGSREELETHKADLIADCPDEIPTLLPLI; from the coding sequence ATGCGTTCTCACACAGTCCTTTTCGACCTAGATGGAACTCTCACTGATCCTAAACCGGGGATTACTCGCTGTATTCAGTATGCTTTATCAGAACTTGGTTATAAACCACCAGATGCTAATGAATTGCTTTGGTGTATTGGACCACCACTGAAAAGCAGTTTTTCCCAGTTATTGCAAACCTCTGATGACACATTACTGGAGAAGGCAATTTTACTATATCGTAGTCGCTTTTCTACGATTGGGTTATTTGAAAACTCCCTTTATCCGCAAATTCCCGAAACCCTAAAAATTATTCGTGCTGCTGGTTATCAGACTTTTGTAGCGACTTCTAAACCTAAAATTTATGCTACACGCATTATTGAATATTTTGATTTAGCACCTTTTTTTGATGGTGTTTATGGTAGCGAATTAGATGGGAATAGAAGTGTGAAAGGTGATTTAATTTCCTACATTTTAGAAAGGGAAAGTCTTTTAGCTTCCACTGTGGTTATGGTAGGCGATCGCTTACATGATATAATTGGGGCTAAGAAAAATAATATTGCTGCAATTGGTGTGACTTATGGCTATGGAAGTAGGGAGGAATTGGAAACTCACAAAGCTGATTTAATTGCTGATTGTCCAGATGAGATTCCTACATTGCTGCCTTTGATTTGA
- a CDS encoding type II toxin-antitoxin system RelE/ParE family toxin, producing the protein MCDNLSPEVANNWYYELEDAIASLKKFPSRCMIAPEAKVIGGEVRQLWIGKQRKYRVLFVVEEDVIAIIHVRNSRQSYLSEES; encoded by the coding sequence ATGTGCGATAATCTGAGTCCTGAAGTAGCAAACAATTGGTACTACGAACTTGAAGATGCTATAGCATCATTAAAAAAATTTCCTAGTCGCTGTATGATAGCACCAGAAGCAAAAGTAATTGGTGGTGAAGTTCGTCAACTCTGGATTGGAAAACAAAGAAAATATCGAGTTTTGTTTGTAGTCGAAGAAGATGTTATCGCCATTATTCATGTTCGTAATAGTCGCCAATCTTATTTAAGTGAAGAGTCATAA
- a CDS encoding prevent-host-death family protein, translating into MTIKELLLQEIDNTPNELLEDLLSFLQSLKTTPKQPLSTYQELLERIDYLETIVGIRKGLDEFKQGEGIPADQALATLKNKFNIPPRS; encoded by the coding sequence ATGACTATCAAAGAATTACTCTTACAAGAAATTGACAACACCCCCAACGAACTCCTAGAGGATCTGCTGAGTTTTTTACAATCACTGAAAACAACCCCAAAACAGCCTCTAAGTACATATCAAGAACTCTTAGAACGAATTGATTACTTAGAAACAATAGTAGGTATTCGTAAAGGACTAGATGAATTTAAGCAAGGTGAAGGAATACCAGCAGATCAAGCATTAGCAACCCTAAAAAACAAATTTAATATTCCTCCTCGCTCATGA
- a CDS encoding LLM class flavin-dependent oxidoreductase translates to MGKQQKQLRLGAFLPGAGQHVAAWRHPQAQSNGALNLEHYKQIAQTAERGKFDAFFLADGLALQQRRGAEGRTAFGGDFEPVTLFSALSAVTEKIGFIATASTTYEDPYILARKFASLDHISGGRAGWNVVTTGSSETAGNFGLENHPIHADRYIRAHEFIDVVKGLWDSWEDDAFVRDKETAFYYDPNKIHELNHKGRFFSVRGPLNIARPPQGYPVIVQAGSSEDGKELAGRTAEVIFTAQQTLEDAQAFYADVKGRLAKYGRTPDQLKVMPGVFPVVGITEAEAKAKYQELQDLIHPQVGLALLQGLIGTDLSSYPLDAPLPDLPETNDNKSRQALLIYIARKHNFTIRELYQWIAGARGHWTIIGTPVQIADQLESWFLNDAADGFNIMPPYLPGGLDDFVDLVIPELQRRGLFRTEYEGTTLRENLGLSRPVNQYQKVLAAV, encoded by the coding sequence ATGGGCAAACAACAAAAACAACTAAGACTAGGTGCATTTTTACCCGGAGCAGGTCAGCACGTAGCAGCTTGGCGACATCCTCAAGCACAGAGTAATGGCGCTCTTAACCTTGAGCATTATAAACAGATAGCCCAGACAGCCGAGCGCGGTAAATTTGACGCATTTTTTCTCGCTGACGGTTTAGCCTTACAACAACGCCGTGGTGCGGAAGGACGCACAGCCTTCGGTGGAGACTTTGAACCTGTCACCCTCTTTTCAGCCTTGTCTGCGGTGACAGAAAAGATTGGTTTTATCGCCACTGCCTCTACCACTTATGAAGATCCGTATATTCTCGCACGCAAATTTGCTTCCTTAGATCATATTTCTGGGGGAAGAGCCGGCTGGAACGTCGTCACAACTGGTAGTAGTGAAACAGCCGGTAATTTCGGTTTGGAAAACCATCCTATTCACGCAGATCGCTATATTCGCGCCCATGAATTTATTGATGTAGTCAAAGGTTTGTGGGATAGTTGGGAAGACGACGCTTTTGTTCGTGATAAGGAAACAGCTTTTTACTACGACCCCAATAAAATACATGAACTTAACCATAAAGGCAGATTCTTTTCCGTGCGCGGACCTTTGAATATTGCCCGTCCGCCCCAAGGTTATCCTGTAATTGTGCAAGCAGGTTCTTCTGAAGATGGAAAAGAACTTGCGGGTAGGACTGCCGAAGTTATATTTACTGCTCAACAAACCCTAGAAGATGCTCAAGCCTTCTATGCAGATGTTAAAGGTAGATTAGCAAAATATGGACGCACACCAGACCAACTCAAAGTTATGCCCGGTGTCTTTCCCGTAGTTGGGATTACAGAAGCAGAAGCAAAAGCTAAGTATCAGGAACTACAGGATTTAATTCATCCTCAAGTTGGTTTAGCTTTATTACAAGGACTTATAGGCACGGATCTTTCCTCTTATCCTCTGGATGCACCACTACCAGATTTACCAGAAACCAATGATAACAAAAGCCGCCAAGCATTATTAATTTATATTGCTCGCAAACACAATTTTACCATTCGGGAACTTTATCAATGGATTGCGGGAGCGCGTGGTCATTGGACAATTATCGGTACACCAGTACAAATTGCAGATCAACTAGAAAGCTGGTTTCTCAATGATGCTGCTGATGGCTTCAACATTATGCCACCTTATCTTCCTGGTGGACTAGATGATTTTGTTGACTTGGTAATTCCTGAACTACAACGGCGCGGATTGTTCCGCACTGAGTATGAAGGAACAACTCTGCGTGAGAATCTGGGTTTATCTCGTCCGGTTAATCAATATCAAAAGGTATTAGCAGCAGTCTAA